One genomic window of Terriglobales bacterium includes the following:
- a CDS encoding thioredoxin domain-containing protein, producing MSLLKRPLWLVVLFCLGCAAQPAQNPTADLNKRIERQVRAHYNIPDSVAISIGERKPSEFPGYEQIQVIFTQGANRTPNDFLLSQDGKTLIRMTKFDLQSDPYAETMKKISLAGRPVRGTRGAKVSVVVYDDFQCPYCARMHRTLFGQIFNDYKDSIQVIYKDYPLFAIHPWAGRAANDANCLAELSNEAFWDFADAVHFDPNQIGGTRDKPRGLPEQMAALDILAFQAGAKRGVDAGKLQACIKAQSDKAMRDSVREADALDVSATPTLFINGRRVDGVMDASELRATLNAALRDAGLPVPAPPKPAAPASPPAAAPGNK from the coding sequence GTGTCCTTGCTGAAGCGGCCGCTGTGGCTGGTCGTCCTGTTTTGCCTGGGATGCGCAGCCCAGCCGGCACAAAACCCCACGGCCGACCTGAACAAGCGCATCGAGCGCCAGGTCCGGGCTCATTACAACATTCCCGACAGCGTCGCCATCAGCATCGGCGAACGCAAGCCCAGCGAATTCCCCGGATACGAGCAGATCCAGGTGATCTTCACCCAGGGCGCGAACCGGACACCGAATGACTTCCTGCTGTCGCAGGACGGGAAGACCCTGATCCGCATGACCAAGTTCGACCTGCAGAGCGACCCTTACGCCGAGACCATGAAGAAGATCTCGTTGGCGGGCCGTCCGGTGCGGGGGACGCGCGGCGCCAAGGTATCGGTGGTGGTGTACGACGACTTCCAGTGTCCCTACTGCGCGCGCATGCACCGGACTTTGTTCGGGCAGATCTTCAACGACTACAAGGACAGCATCCAGGTCATCTACAAGGATTACCCCCTGTTTGCCATCCACCCGTGGGCGGGACGCGCGGCCAACGACGCCAACTGCCTGGCCGAGCTCAGCAACGAAGCCTTCTGGGATTTCGCGGACGCCGTCCACTTCGATCCCAATCAGATCGGAGGCACGCGCGACAAGCCGCGCGGCCTGCCGGAACAGATGGCGGCCCTGGACATTCTCGCCTTCCAGGCGGGAGCCAAGCGCGGGGTGGACGCGGGCAAGCTGCAGGCGTGCATCAAGGCGCAATCCGACAAGGCGATGCGGGACTCGGTGCGCGAGGCCGACGCCCTGGATGTCTCCGCCACCCCCACGCTCTTCATCAACGGCAGGCGGGTGGACGGTGTCATGGACGCGTCGGAGCTGCGCGCAACCTTGAACGCCGCGCTGCGCGACGCGGGGCTGCCGGTCCCGGCGCCTCCGAAGCCGGCCGCCCCAGCCTCTCCGCCGGCGGCCGCTCCGGGGAATAAGTGA
- a CDS encoding biopolymer transporter ExbD: MAMTTGGGKGGPSADINVTPLIDVLLVLLIIFMVITPLTPKGLDALVPQPPPPNAPKNEPTDRTVVVQVIHLPGGERPALKINQDDVTWENIQGRLEDIYKTRAEKVMFVKGDTELQFADVAQVIDIAHAAGVDKVGLITAKIEQGQ, from the coding sequence ATGGCAATGACTACGGGCGGTGGGAAAGGCGGCCCCTCCGCGGACATCAACGTTACGCCGCTGATCGACGTGCTGCTGGTGCTGCTGATCATCTTCATGGTGATCACGCCGCTGACCCCCAAGGGCCTCGATGCCCTGGTGCCCCAGCCTCCGCCCCCTAACGCCCCCAAGAACGAGCCGACCGACCGCACGGTGGTGGTCCAGGTCATCCATCTGCCCGGCGGCGAGCGGCCGGCGCTCAAGATCAACCAGGATGACGTCACTTGGGAGAACATCCAGGGTCGACTTGAGGACATCTACAAGACCCGCGCCGAGAAGGTGATGTTCGTCAAGGGCGACACCGAACTGCAGTTCGCCGACGTGGCCCAGGTCATCGACATCGCCCACGCCGCCGGCGTGGACAAGGTCGGCCTCATCACGGCCAAGATCGAGCAGGGGCAATAG
- a CDS encoding SurA N-terminal domain-containing protein has product MRRVHRLRSCSKRLLVGMALAAMLALAGCGSKETGADVMAEVNGKKITRDDVERYYKNQTAGSNQPLTGEQSTILRLNILKGLIEDEIMLQRAQKLGLLATDEEVDSKLAEIKAPYTQEEFDRRLKERSITVDDFKRELRRSLTRDKVLNKEIKSKISISDADVSKYYNEHKAEFNLIEPQYHLAQITVFNQPTPDATGEHKATNDAEARKKVQTILNRLESGEDFGSVAMRYSEDPNTSGNGGDVGFIPESSINRDPQTKEYVSKLKAGQVSGILPVYDAVHKVMGYRIVKLIAKEPAGQRDLSDPRVQQAIREQLRGRREQLLMAAYYETLRDEAKVENYYADEIVKGAGK; this is encoded by the coding sequence ATGCGGAGGGTCCACCGTTTGAGATCGTGCTCGAAACGCCTTCTGGTAGGGATGGCGCTGGCTGCCATGCTGGCGCTGGCCGGGTGTGGCTCCAAGGAGACCGGCGCCGACGTCATGGCCGAGGTGAACGGGAAGAAGATCACCCGCGACGATGTGGAGCGGTACTACAAGAACCAGACCGCGGGGTCGAACCAGCCTCTCACCGGCGAACAGTCCACCATCCTGCGGCTGAACATCCTGAAGGGGCTGATCGAGGACGAGATCATGCTGCAGCGCGCCCAGAAACTGGGGTTGCTGGCCACCGACGAGGAAGTGGACAGCAAGCTGGCGGAGATCAAGGCCCCTTACACCCAGGAAGAGTTCGACCGGCGGCTGAAGGAACGCTCCATCACGGTGGACGACTTCAAGCGCGAGCTGCGCCGCAGCCTGACCAGGGACAAGGTCCTCAACAAGGAGATCAAGTCCAAGATCTCGATCTCCGACGCCGACGTCAGCAAGTACTATAACGAGCACAAGGCCGAGTTCAACCTGATCGAGCCGCAATATCACCTGGCGCAGATCACCGTCTTCAACCAGCCGACACCGGACGCCACCGGGGAGCACAAGGCCACCAACGACGCTGAGGCCCGCAAAAAGGTCCAGACCATCCTCAACCGGCTGGAGAGCGGAGAGGATTTCGGGTCGGTGGCCATGCGCTACTCCGAAGACCCCAACACCTCGGGCAATGGTGGAGACGTGGGGTTCATCCCCGAATCCAGCATCAACCGCGACCCCCAGACGAAGGAATACGTCAGCAAGCTGAAAGCCGGGCAGGTCAGCGGCATCCTGCCGGTGTACGACGCCGTCCACAAGGTGATGGGCTACCGCATCGTCAAGCTGATCGCCAAGGAGCCGGCGGGCCAGCGCGACCTGAGCGATCCGCGGGTGCAGCAGGCCATCCGGGAACAGCTGCGCGGCCGGCGTGAGCAACTGCTGATGGCCGCGTACTATGAGACGCTGCGCGACGAAGCCAAGGTCGAGAACTACTACGCCGACGAGATCGTCAAAGGCGCGGGCAAGTGA
- a CDS encoding biotin/lipoyl-containing protein, producing MTYEVVVDGKAHKVELARVDGRLECKLDGKPVEIDAQMTAHDVLSLLIGGHSYEIKRAVGPSDTHMVVGLARYETEVRDPRSFRARKAAGGDTTGPRKLVSPMPGKVVRVLVQKGQEVEAGQGLVVVEAMKMQNEIKSPKKGVVQQVLAAEGAAVNAGEALAIVE from the coding sequence ATGACCTACGAAGTCGTGGTCGACGGCAAGGCGCACAAGGTGGAACTGGCCCGTGTGGACGGCCGCCTCGAATGCAAGCTGGACGGCAAGCCGGTCGAGATTGACGCTCAGATGACGGCGCACGACGTGCTCTCGCTGCTCATCGGCGGCCATTCCTACGAGATCAAGCGCGCCGTCGGCCCCTCCGACACGCACATGGTGGTCGGGCTCGCCCGCTACGAGACCGAGGTGCGCGACCCGCGTTCGTTCCGCGCCCGCAAGGCCGCCGGTGGCGACACGACCGGCCCCAGGAAGCTGGTTTCCCCCATGCCCGGCAAGGTGGTCCGCGTGCTGGTGCAGAAAGGCCAGGAGGTCGAGGCGGGACAGGGCTTGGTGGTGGTCGAGGCGATGAAGATGCAGAACGAGATCAAGTCGCCGAAAAAGGGCGTGGTGCAGCAGGTGCTGGCCGCCGAAGGCGCCGCGGTCAACGCCGGCGAAGCCCTGGCCATCGTCGAATAG
- a CDS encoding ExbD/TolR family protein, with amino-acid sequence MALAKRDEGSKVNSNINVTPMVDVMLVLLIIFMVITPMLQKGVSVDLARTNNPVAMPDADKEDALLVAINRDGKVFFGTDQIVPDQLTNKMKERLANRTDKRVFIKADARARYGNVVEVVDNVRSAGVDQLGLLTEQRKSGSFAPLSSSPAGGGAKPAGGDKPAGGDTTQK; translated from the coding sequence ATGGCACTAGCAAAGCGAGACGAAGGCAGCAAGGTCAATTCCAACATCAACGTCACCCCCATGGTGGACGTGATGCTGGTGCTGCTGATCATCTTCATGGTGATCACGCCCATGTTGCAGAAGGGTGTCAGCGTGGACCTGGCGCGCACCAATAACCCGGTGGCGATGCCGGACGCCGACAAGGAAGACGCCCTGCTGGTTGCGATCAACCGCGACGGCAAGGTCTTCTTCGGTACCGACCAGATCGTGCCCGACCAGCTCACCAACAAGATGAAAGAGCGGCTGGCCAATCGCACCGACAAGCGCGTCTTCATCAAGGCGGACGCACGCGCCCGCTATGGCAACGTGGTCGAGGTCGTGGACAACGTCCGTTCCGCGGGCGTGGACCAGCTCGGCCTGCTCACCGAACAACGCAAGTCCGGCTCGTTCGCTCCGCTGTCCTCCTCTCCGGCCGGCGGCGGCGCCAAGCCCGCGGGCGGCGACAAGCCTGCCGGCGGCGACACGACGCAGAAATGA
- a CDS encoding TonB family protein, which translates to MFEDSLLESGGRLRSKRKAWTTALSCVIQVFVLGVMILIPLIYTEALPKQQLMTFLVAPPPPPPPPPPPAEVPIKAVKVIQSDLMNGQLRTPTKIPEKVAMIKEEETPPPSASMGGVVGGVPGGVPGGQMGGVIGGIISSTMVAVPKVATPQRVRVSSGVQAGNLINKVQPVYPQIAKNARIQGQVILQAVISKAGVVENLRAVSGHPMLIPAAVEAVKQWRYKPYFLNGEPVEVETTIQVNFTLGG; encoded by the coding sequence ATGTTTGAAGACAGCCTTTTGGAATCCGGCGGCAGGTTGAGGAGCAAGCGCAAGGCTTGGACGACCGCCTTGTCGTGCGTCATCCAGGTGTTCGTCCTCGGGGTAATGATCCTGATCCCGCTCATCTACACCGAAGCCCTGCCCAAACAGCAACTGATGACATTCCTGGTGGCGCCTCCGCCGCCTCCGCCGCCTCCGCCGCCTCCGGCCGAAGTGCCGATCAAGGCCGTGAAGGTGATCCAGAGCGACCTGATGAATGGCCAGCTCCGGACCCCCACCAAGATCCCCGAGAAGGTCGCCATGATCAAGGAAGAAGAGACGCCTCCGCCGTCGGCATCGATGGGCGGCGTGGTGGGCGGCGTGCCCGGCGGCGTTCCCGGCGGCCAGATGGGAGGAGTCATCGGCGGCATCATCAGCTCGACCATGGTGGCTGTGCCCAAGGTGGCGACCCCGCAGCGGGTGCGCGTCTCCTCCGGCGTCCAGGCCGGCAACCTGATCAACAAGGTGCAACCGGTCTATCCGCAGATCGCCAAGAACGCCCGCATCCAGGGCCAGGTGATCCTGCAGGCGGTCATCAGCAAGGCCGGAGTGGTCGAAAACCTTCGCGCCGTGAGCGGGCATCCAATGCTTATTCCGGCCGCGGTGGAAGCAGTCAAGCAGTGGCGCTACAAGCCCTATTTCCTGAACGGGGAACCGGTCGAGGTGGAAACCACGATCCAGGTGAACTTTACGTTAGGCGGCTAA
- a CDS encoding tetratricopeptide repeat protein → MNRSKRIHLRWWVAKLMAVLALSAMLLAAAGCNKLRARDQLNKGVQAYKNAKFEEAIERFKNAVALDPNLINARLYLATAYAQQYIPGADTPDNNRMAEQAIEEFKKVLERDPKNVNSVKGIAALYFQMKKFEQAKEYHNKAKQLDPNDPETYYSIGVIDWTQCYAPRMEERAKLGLKPDESLKDKKVCAALKEKNWNNIQEGIDNLSKALQLRPDYDDAMAYMNLLFREKADLECEEPEQRQADLKTADEWVARTMATKKAKAEKAATPGGIVLEQPSK, encoded by the coding sequence ATGAACAGAAGCAAGAGAATCCACCTGCGGTGGTGGGTGGCGAAGCTGATGGCCGTGCTCGCCCTGTCGGCAATGCTGCTGGCGGCGGCCGGCTGCAACAAGCTGCGCGCCCGCGACCAGCTCAACAAGGGTGTCCAGGCCTACAAGAACGCCAAGTTCGAGGAGGCCATCGAGCGTTTCAAGAATGCCGTCGCCCTCGACCCCAATCTCATCAACGCCCGTCTCTACCTGGCGACCGCCTACGCCCAGCAGTACATCCCCGGCGCCGATACCCCCGACAACAACCGCATGGCCGAGCAAGCCATCGAGGAGTTCAAGAAGGTCCTGGAAAGGGACCCGAAGAACGTCAACAGTGTGAAGGGGATCGCCGCTCTCTATTTCCAGATGAAGAAGTTCGAGCAGGCCAAGGAGTACCACAACAAGGCCAAGCAGCTCGATCCCAACGATCCCGAGACGTATTACTCCATCGGGGTCATCGACTGGACCCAGTGTTACGCGCCGCGCATGGAAGAGCGCGCCAAGCTGGGATTGAAGCCCGACGAGTCGCTGAAGGACAAGAAAGTCTGCGCCGCCCTCAAGGAGAAGAACTGGAACAACATCCAGGAGGGCATCGACAACCTGAGCAAGGCCCTGCAGCTTCGTCCTGACTACGACGACGCCATGGCCTACATGAACCTGCTCTTCCGGGAGAAGGCGGACCTGGAGTGCGAAGAGCCGGAGCAGCGCCAGGCCGACCTGAAGACGGCCGACGAGTGGGTCGCCAGGACCATGGCCACCAAGAAGGCCAAGGCGGAGAAGGCGGCCACCCCCGGAGGCATCGTCCTGGAGCAGCCTTCGAAGTAG
- a CDS encoding MotA/TolQ/ExbB proton channel family protein, translated as MLFTSLSAVALANYPTFALWMFQEAQVGWDPVSLWKQMGWMAKAVVVILFIMSAWSIGVMIDRWIAFSAARKQSRSFAPAVAGALREGKIDEAIRVAERNKKSHLAKVVTAGLQEFKAHSESNEIPGEDIEASRRALERAEAIVHAELKRGLGGLATIGSTAPFVGLFGTVVGILNAFREISSQKATGLGAVAGGISEALVTTAFGLFVAIPAVMMFNYFTNKVEAFDVEMDNSSSELIDYFLKRRNAIRR; from the coding sequence ATGCTTTTCACTAGCCTGTCAGCGGTAGCACTCGCCAATTACCCCACCTTCGCTCTCTGGATGTTCCAGGAAGCGCAGGTGGGCTGGGACCCGGTCTCGCTCTGGAAACAGATGGGGTGGATGGCCAAGGCCGTGGTCGTCATCCTGTTCATCATGTCGGCCTGGTCGATCGGAGTCATGATCGACCGCTGGATCGCCTTCAGCGCGGCCCGCAAGCAGTCGCGCTCCTTCGCACCGGCCGTGGCCGGCGCGCTGCGTGAGGGCAAGATTGACGAGGCCATCCGCGTGGCCGAGCGCAACAAGAAGAGCCACCTGGCCAAGGTAGTCACCGCCGGCCTGCAGGAATTCAAGGCCCACTCCGAGTCCAACGAGATCCCGGGCGAGGACATCGAGGCCAGCCGCCGCGCCCTGGAGCGCGCCGAGGCCATCGTGCACGCCGAGCTGAAGCGCGGTCTGGGCGGCCTGGCCACCATCGGCTCCACTGCCCCCTTCGTGGGACTGTTCGGTACCGTGGTCGGCATCCTCAACGCGTTCCGCGAGATCTCCAGCCAGAAGGCGACCGGACTGGGCGCCGTGGCCGGCGGTATCTCGGAAGCGCTGGTGACCACCGCCTTCGGGCTGTTCGTCGCCATCCCCGCGGTCATGATGTTCAACTACTTCACCAATAAGGTGGAGGCGTTCGACGTCGAGATGGACAACAGCTCCAGCGAGCTGATCGATTACTTCCTGAAGCGCCGCAACGCGATCCGCCGGTAG
- the larE gene encoding ATP-dependent sacrificial sulfur transferase LarE — translation MTLEEKRGLLEQRLRGLGRLLVAYSGGVDSAYLAWAAHRALGRDMRAIVADSPSLARTHLQDAMAFAAEHGIPLEVLSTAEVERPEYARNDAARCYYCKDELFEVMEQYRATHGFDAIAYGVNLDDQGDFRPGQEAARQHQVAAPLLEAGLSKAEIRDLARAAGLRVWDKPASACLSSRIEYGRKVTREVLAVVEHGEDELRALGFRQFRVRHHGETVRLEIAPEEMARALTPAMVSAFTRIFKALGYTYVTLDLEGFRSGSMNAVLPASTLARKR, via the coding sequence ATGACTCTAGAAGAGAAACGCGGGTTATTGGAGCAGCGCCTGCGCGGGCTGGGGCGGTTGCTGGTCGCCTATTCCGGCGGGGTGGACTCGGCCTATCTGGCTTGGGCGGCGCACCGGGCGCTGGGACGGGACATGCGGGCGATCGTCGCCGATTCGCCGTCGCTGGCGCGCACTCACCTGCAGGACGCGATGGCGTTCGCCGCGGAGCATGGCATCCCGCTGGAGGTCCTGAGCACCGCCGAAGTGGAGCGGCCGGAGTACGCGCGCAACGACGCCGCCCGGTGCTACTACTGCAAGGACGAGCTGTTCGAGGTGATGGAGCAATACCGCGCCACCCACGGCTTCGATGCCATCGCGTACGGCGTCAATCTCGACGACCAGGGGGATTTTCGCCCTGGCCAGGAGGCGGCCCGGCAGCATCAGGTAGCGGCGCCGTTGCTGGAAGCGGGACTGAGCAAAGCTGAGATCCGGGACTTGGCGCGCGCGGCGGGGTTGCGGGTCTGGGACAAACCGGCGTCGGCCTGCCTGTCGTCACGGATCGAGTACGGCCGCAAGGTCACGCGCGAGGTGCTGGCGGTGGTCGAGCACGGCGAAGACGAGCTGCGCGCGCTAGGCTTCCGGCAGTTCCGCGTCCGCCACCACGGGGAGACGGTGCGTCTGGAGATCGCACCGGAAGAGATGGCGCGGGCGCTGACTCCCGCGATGGTGTCAGCTTTCACACGTATCTTCAAAGCGCTAGGCTACACCTATGTGACCCTCGATCTTGAGGGCTTCCGGTCGGGCTCGATGAACGCGGTGCTGCCGGCGAGCACACTGGCACGCAAGCGCTAG
- the accC gene encoding acetyl-CoA carboxylase biotin carboxylase subunit has translation MFKKVLIANRGEIAVRVIRACRELGIQSVAVFSDVDRTALHVRKADEAYHIGPAPAAQSYLNVDKLLDVARRSGAQAIHPGYGFLSENADFAQVCKDAGLIFIGPSAESMRLMGSKTRARVAMEKAGVPFVPGSARGLPAFGDALHVAREIGYPVMIKAAAGGGGKGMRRVFSEPELRSAYDAARSEALRSFKDDEVYIEKLIENPRHIEIQILGDQHGNLIYLGERECSVQRRHQKVVEEAPSAIVDPDMRRRMGETAVKVGKAAGYFNAGTVEFLVDDKKSFYFLEMNTRLQVEHPVTEFVTGLDLVHLQMHVANGEKLPLQQEDVSIRGHAIECRVYAEDPDNNFMPSPGKITRLLQPSGPGIRRDSGMYEGFVVPVDYDPLLAKVIGYAPTRNECIARLQRALQEYFIGGIKTNLGLFRRVLREPDFIAGKIDTGFLDRLLNGDKKTAEQHAVRDGDAGIAAIAAALFAFTDPVATNGAGANGASPARPEAAWKRAARHEALRGSR, from the coding sequence ATGTTCAAGAAGGTCCTCATCGCCAACCGCGGCGAGATCGCGGTGCGGGTCATCCGCGCCTGCCGCGAGCTCGGCATCCAGTCGGTCGCGGTCTTCTCCGACGTGGACCGCACCGCCCTGCACGTGCGCAAGGCCGACGAGGCCTACCATATCGGCCCCGCCCCCGCCGCCCAGTCCTACCTGAACGTGGACAAGCTGCTGGATGTCGCCAGGAGGAGTGGCGCCCAGGCCATCCATCCCGGATACGGGTTCCTCTCCGAGAACGCCGACTTCGCCCAGGTGTGCAAGGATGCCGGGCTGATCTTCATCGGCCCTTCGGCGGAATCCATGCGCCTGATGGGTTCCAAGACCCGGGCCCGCGTGGCCATGGAGAAAGCCGGCGTGCCGTTCGTCCCCGGCTCGGCCAGGGGCCTGCCGGCCTTCGGCGACGCCCTGCACGTGGCCCGCGAAATCGGCTACCCGGTCATGATCAAGGCCGCGGCCGGCGGCGGCGGCAAGGGCATGCGCCGCGTCTTCAGCGAGCCCGAGCTCCGTTCCGCATACGATGCCGCCCGCAGCGAGGCCCTGCGCTCCTTCAAGGATGACGAGGTCTATATCGAGAAGCTGATCGAGAACCCGCGACACATCGAGATCCAGATCCTGGGCGACCAGCACGGGAACCTGATCTACCTGGGCGAGCGCGAGTGCTCGGTGCAGCGCCGCCACCAGAAGGTGGTCGAGGAGGCCCCCTCGGCCATCGTGGACCCCGACATGCGCCGGCGCATGGGCGAGACGGCGGTGAAGGTGGGCAAGGCCGCCGGCTACTTCAACGCCGGCACGGTCGAGTTCCTGGTGGACGACAAGAAGAGTTTTTACTTCCTGGAGATGAACACCCGGCTGCAGGTGGAGCACCCGGTCACCGAGTTCGTCACCGGCCTCGACCTGGTGCACCTGCAGATGCACGTCGCCAACGGCGAGAAGCTGCCCCTGCAACAGGAGGACGTCAGCATTCGCGGGCATGCCATCGAATGCCGGGTGTACGCCGAGGACCCGGACAACAACTTCATGCCCTCTCCCGGCAAGATCACGCGCCTGCTGCAGCCTTCCGGGCCGGGGATCCGCCGCGACAGCGGTATGTACGAAGGTTTCGTCGTACCGGTGGACTACGATCCTCTGCTGGCCAAGGTGATCGGCTACGCCCCGACGCGGAACGAGTGCATCGCCCGCCTGCAGCGCGCGTTGCAGGAGTACTTCATCGGCGGCATCAAGACCAACCTCGGCCTGTTCCGGCGCGTATTGCGCGAGCCCGATTTCATCGCCGGGAAGATCGACACCGGCTTCCTCGATCGCCTGCTGAACGGGGACAAGAAGACAGCGGAACAGCACGCCGTCCGCGACGGCGATGCGGGCATCGCCGCCATCGCGGCTGCGTTGTTCGCCTTCACCGACCCGGTGGCCACCAACGGGGCCGGCGCCAATGGCGCCTCGCCGGCGCGGCCGGAGGCTGCTTGGAAGCGCGCGGCGCGCCACGAGGCGCTGCGAGGGAGCCGATGA
- the secF gene encoding protein translocase subunit SecF, with protein MELFRNTNIDFLGKKWYFLGFSLIFSIAGLLSMFFWHGIPLGVDFRGGTLVYVKFTQTPNPDAIRATLDRAGLRNARIQRYGPPANNEVIISLELKETSEQVLDKGKNDIIKALETNTQEGKQDLNNTGQSSLQQYLLSKDPLRAGTDAEQRYAAVAQAIVTYRDKDRGGAIASLDELRGKVEPAALSALQQDFFVSDFAVRNVEIVGPQVGKQLQRQAVLATLYSLAGMLVYLAFRFEWIYGVGAVVACFHDTLITVGAFSLLNKEITLTVIAAILTLVGYSMNDTIVIYDRMRENVKLLRRERLPDIVNKSINQTLSRTILTSGLTFLTVLSLYLFGGEVLHGFSFALVVGILIGTYSSIAVAAPMVVAYQEWRAARSGRRVVAANENNRREKVRAKA; from the coding sequence GTGGAACTCTTTAGGAACACGAACATCGACTTCCTGGGGAAAAAGTGGTACTTCCTCGGGTTCTCCCTCATCTTCAGCATCGCCGGCCTGCTTTCGATGTTTTTCTGGCACGGCATTCCGCTGGGCGTGGACTTTCGCGGCGGCACCCTGGTTTACGTCAAGTTCACGCAGACCCCGAATCCCGACGCCATCCGCGCCACCCTGGACCGGGCGGGGCTGAGGAATGCCCGCATCCAGCGCTACGGTCCCCCGGCCAACAACGAGGTGATCATCAGCCTGGAGCTGAAGGAGACCAGTGAGCAGGTCCTCGATAAGGGCAAGAACGACATCATCAAGGCCCTGGAAACCAACACCCAGGAAGGCAAGCAGGACCTGAACAACACCGGCCAGAGCTCCCTGCAGCAGTACCTGCTCTCCAAGGACCCGCTCCGAGCCGGCACCGACGCCGAACAGCGCTACGCCGCGGTGGCCCAGGCGATCGTCACTTATCGTGACAAGGACCGGGGAGGGGCGATTGCCTCCCTGGACGAACTCCGGGGCAAGGTGGAGCCGGCGGCGCTTTCGGCCTTGCAGCAGGATTTCTTTGTCTCCGACTTTGCCGTGCGCAATGTGGAGATAGTCGGGCCCCAGGTGGGCAAGCAGCTGCAGCGCCAGGCGGTGCTGGCCACCCTCTACTCCCTGGCCGGGATGTTGGTTTACCTGGCCTTCCGCTTTGAATGGATCTACGGGGTGGGGGCGGTGGTAGCTTGCTTCCACGATACGCTCATCACGGTCGGCGCTTTCTCCTTGCTAAATAAGGAGATAACCCTTACTGTTATCGCCGCGATTTTGACCCTGGTGGGCTATTCCATGAACGACACCATCGTCATTTACGATCGCATGCGGGAGAACGTGAAGCTGCTCCGGCGCGAGCGCCTCCCGGACATTGTCAATAAAAGCATCAATCAGACCCTGAGCCGGACCATCCTGACCTCCGGCCTCACGTTCCTGACGGTGCTCTCGTTGTACCTCTTTGGGGGCGAAGTATTACACGGGTTTTCCTTTGCCCTGGTAGTCGGCATTCTGATCGGTACGTATTCGTCGATCGCGGTAGCAGCCCCAATGGTGGTCGCATATCAGGAGTGGCGTGCGGCACGCTCTGGACGGCGGGTAGTGGCCGCGAACGAGAATAACCGGCGCGAGAAGGTCCGGGCGAAGGCCTAG